A region from the Triticum aestivum cultivar Chinese Spring chromosome 3D, IWGSC CS RefSeq v2.1, whole genome shotgun sequence genome encodes:
- the LOC123075174 gene encoding ribosomal lysine N-methyltransferase 3 (The sequence of the model RefSeq protein was modified relative to this genomic sequence to represent the inferred CDS: added 39 bases not found in genome assembly) — MDVAISSRLRAFESWMREHGVVCSDALRLDASEAGGVYVRALAALREGDVVATIPRRACLTPRTSGAAAAIKDAQLGGTLALAVAVMYERARGADSPWHDYLRLIPDCEPVPLVWPEDEAARLLAGTELDKTVKQDREFLCEDWKECIEPLISSGELGVKPDDLSLEKYFAAKSLLSSRSFRIDKYHGSGMVPLADLFNHKTDGEHVHFTKSDASDSDEEEDGDDQSNTDLHEEGDDDQNNVELVEEEDGDDQSNASADEQSTVENSTANPSGEGSNDEDLEMIIVREANPGDEVYNTYGTMGNAALLHRYGFTELDNPYDIVNIDLTLVTKWCSSKYSHRYAKARVSLWHMLGYSGCTSEDAEYFEISYDGEPQLELLILLYIIFLEPEVYDKLVCVSEDLVGDDDQDDEQDTIDSFAKVVKVTRPAKNGVEKLPDVKKLLQSEGIGSALASIADIRESLYGSSTLKDDEEKLRACSPVGERSIYHSLVLRVSERKILGRLRKHASSWPKTKKRKHT; from the exons AGCTGGATGCGGGAGCACGGCGTCGTCTGCAGCGACGCGCTCCGCCTCGACGCCAGCGAGGCCGGCGGCGTCTACGTGCGCGCGCTCGCCGCGCTCCGGGAGGGCGACGTCGTTGCCACCATCCCGCGCCGCGCGTGCCTGACGCCGCGCACGTCCGGGGCCGCGGCGGCCATCAAGGACGCGCAGCTCGGCGGCACCCTCGCTCTCGCCGTCGCCGTCATGTACGAGCGCGCGCGGGGCGCCGACTCGCCGTGGCACGACTACCTCCGCCTGATCCCGGACTGCGAGCCCGTGCCGCTCGTCTGGCCCGAGGACGAGGCCGCGCGCCTCCTCGCCGGCACCGAGCTCGATAAG ACAGTGAAGCAAGACAGGGAATTCCTTTGTGAGGATTGGAAAGAATGTATTGAGCCACTCATTTCTTCTGGAGAATTGGGGGTCAAGCCAGATGATCTTAGCCTGGAGAAATATTTTGCGGCTAAAAGTCTTCTTTCATCAAGGTCCTTCCGTATAGATAAATATCATGGTTCTGGAATGGTTCCCCTGGCTGACCT TTTTAATCACAAGACTGATGGCGAACATGTTCACTTCACTAAGTCAGACGCCTCAGACTCtgatgaggaagaagatggtgatgaTCAAAGCAATACGGACTTACATGAAGAAGGTGACGATGATCAAAACAATGTAGAAttagttgaagaagaagatggcgaTGATCAAAGCAATGCTTCTGCTGATGAACAGTCAACTGTTGAAAATTCCACCGCCAATCCTTCAG GTGAAGGATCTAATGATGAAGATTTGGAAATGATTATTGTGAGAGAAGCCAATCCAGGGGATGAG GTTTATAATACATATGGTACCATGGGAAATGCTGCTTTGCTTCATCGGTATGGTTTTACAGAACTTGACAACCCCTATGACATTGTCAACATCGACTTAACACTGGTCACTAAGTGGTGCTCATCCAAGTACTCCCATCGATATGCAAAAGCAAGGGTATCATTATGGCATATGCTAGGCTATTCAGGCTGCACCAGCGAAGATGCCGAGTACTTTGAGATCTCATATGATGGAGAGCCCCAGCTTGAACTTCTAATCCTCCTTTACATCATCTTCTTGGAGCCTGAAGTTTATGACAAGTTGGTCTGTGTATCTGAGGATCTGGTTGGTGATGATGACCAGGACGATGAGCAGGATACCATCGACAGTTTTGCTAAGGTTGTCAAAGTAACAAGACCCGCCAAAAATGGGGTCGAAAAACTGCCTGATGTGAAGAAGCTACTGCAGAGTGAGGGCATTGGCTCTGCACTTGCATCCATTGCTGACATTAGGGAGAGCCTCTATGGTTCCAGCACTCTAAAAGATGACGAGGAGAAGCTCCGAGCATGCTCTCCCGTCGGCGAAAGGAGCATTTACCATTCTCTGGTGTTGCGTGTGAGTGAGAGGAAGATACTTGGCAGATTGAGGAAACATGCCTCTAGTTGGCCAAAGACCAAGAAGAGGAAGCATACCTAG